TACAGGGGAACAGGAATCCCTTTTGGGCTTGATTGGAGCTGGTATTCTACTTGGTACGGCTTATGGACTGAAGAAAAAGGAGGAGAAGTAGATGAATCCAAAAACTATTTATGAAAAGGATTCAGACCAAGATGGTTTGACAGATGGTCAGGAACTAGCTTTGGGAATCGATCCGCAGTCTGTTGACACAGATGGTGATGGTCAAGCTGATTTAGAGGAGCTACAATCTGGACATTCACCACTAGTCCCACAAAAGGAGTTGTACGATGACTTGGAACTTTGACACCATAAAAGAGGCTTTATCTGAAATGGAGAAGTCCGATTACCAAGAGTTTATCAAGGCCTTTCTCTCTTTGGAATTAAGTATTTCTGATAGAACAATCCTCAATCAGGTTTATCAAGATTATATGGACGATGATGACCTATCCTTGATTAGTGATGGGCTACGAGTTAAAGTTGATAGTTATCAGGATGAAGTACAGGCAGATATGACTGACATTCTGGAAAAGTTGTACCGAACAGGTGAAGGCTCTAGTTTTATTATGGATTTAATGTCCTCAAATAGTCTCTCAGACACCTTGGAACAGTATGAGGTTTTGGATAGTGAAGACTATTCCTTAATCGGTCTTGAAACCTTACAGGCTATGATTCAACAGGACTTAGCCATTTCCAGTCAGGATTATTTTGGAGATCTGGTTCACCTTGCCTTGCAAAAAGATTTACTAGACCAGAAAAGTCATTTCTTACAACACTATGTGGCAACTGTAATGGAAGGTATTCCACAAGAAAGAGACCAACGAGCCTTGGTCCTAGATTAACGCAAAGGGCTGAGAAAAACTCTCAGCCCTTTTAAAATGGGAGGGAAAATGAATCAAGAAGTCTTACTACAAATGATGAGAGCCACCATTCCTCGTGATAGAGCCCTGCTTGAGGCATTTTTATATTACCAAGCAGAGCATTTTGATGAGGAGTGGGATAGTCTTATTCGTCAGTTTATGACCAATAGGCAGGGAATCAAAAGATCTGTTCAGGTACTTCACTTTGAGACAGATGTTTCAGCTTTTGTCCAGGCTAGTCCTTATGATACTGCTCATGATCTATTGACCTATACACAAGTTTTCGGCCAAACTGGTCTCCAAAAACTCGACAAACTATCGCCGTCTGAAAAAGACTTGGTGATAGAAGTGGCCTTGTTCAATCTGGCCACTCGTTTTCAACTATTAGACTCAAATGGTCATTACCAAACCATTTCACCAGATTCTCTTTTACAAAAGAGTAGGGGAGCTAATTTGGTCAATGTGTATCGTGTGGCTAATAATTTAGCGGATCGGATTAGCCGAGATATTGAACAGTTTCTCTTGACCTACGAACCTGAGCTTGAAACAAGAGTTGATGAAACAGTTCTAGAAAATGAAGAAACTGTTGATGAGCACAAAACAAGTGTTCATCAAGCAATATCTTTTAGAGAAGATGGCTCTTTGATTATTGCTAGTTTGGATGTAGATTTGTCTCAACTAGATGTTCAAACAGGAAAAACCAGTCATCTGCCTGCCTATGAAGAGTTATCTTTACGACGTAAATTTGAGATACTAACATATTTTGACCAAATTCGAAATGAACGTTCCAAAGTCCCAAGTTTTAAACGAGGTGATTTTGACACTGAAATGGAAATGACACCAATCTTTGAGGGCGAGGAGTTACTCACCTATCTAGAAGCTGATGGTAGTCCCTATGAGCTGAAACGAACGCTGACCACAGTCGAAGAAAAGGAATTAGAAAAAATTGGACGAGCTATTAGGATAGACAATCAAGAAAAATTGACTCAGGTAGGGATTGAGCTATCTCAGTTTGAATCAGACCAAGTCGGTATTTTATTGGATGCGGCAGGTCGTTTTCGTTTAAAAAATGCGGACCTTGCTTTATTAGGTGGTTATCCAAAAGCCTCGGTAACTCAACTAGCCCTTGCGACAGAACTACTCCAAATGGGATTGAGTCTTGAAAAGGTTGAATTTTTCTTTAGTAGCCAGCTTTCCCTTGAAGAGTTGCGACAAGTTGCCTACGCCTTTTTACACCAAGAACTCAGCAGAGAAGACGCGGAACAATTTGAAAAAGATAAACGCAATCAGCCAGATTTAACCCTCAGAGATTGGAAGAGCAAGCTAGAGAAAGCTGAGACGAAAGTAGTGGTTGATGAAGAATTTGCGGAAAATCCACTGGTTCAGAGAGTATTGGACACTTATCCTCTGGGGTCGTTGGTTTCCTATAAGGGACAGGACTTTGAGGTCGTGTCGGTCAGCGATGCTCGATTGAACGGTTTGATTCGGATTGAGTTAGTCAATGACTTTTCGGATATCATTGAACAAAATCCAGTTCTTTATGTGAG
This region of Streptococcus thermophilus genomic DNA includes:
- a CDS encoding calcium-binding protein produces the protein MNPKTIYEKDSDQDGLTDGQELALGIDPQSVDTDGDGQADLEELQSGHSPLVPQKELYDDLEL